From the genome of Oryza glaberrima chromosome 1, OglaRS2, whole genome shotgun sequence:
TTCTCTCGAGTGGGCGCGGCggtagagggggagagaggcgaCCAGTGGCGGAGCGGGGACGGTGGTgataggagagggagagaggtggccggcggcggagcaagGGTGGCGGGAAAGGGGAAGAGAGGTCGGCGCAACGGCGAGCTCGGCCAGCtcgcggctgcggcgggagaggagacaGTTGGTGCGACGTTGAGCTCGGCGCGGTGCGGTgacgagggagaggagaggagaggagaggcgcatggcacggcgcggtggcgtgggagaggagcggcgtggCGCCCACCTCTTCCCTCTCCGAGCGCTCGTCGACCTCCttgccgcctccctctccgagCGCTCACCAACCTCCTCGCCAGCATCCCCGCCCTGCTCGCCGTCCTCCCCATCTCCTTCCCCTCCGCTCCTCACGCCTCTTCCTCTAAACGGCGGTCGTCGACGTTGGAGCCCCCTCTTTGCCGGTCACCGGTAGCAGCCACTGCTGACCACAACGACTGCCTTGCGTGGACAAGAAAGAGGGAGGTGACATACACCACCGGCCGCATCTAGCGCTCATATGAGCCCGCTGCCGCCCCCATCGACGCGCTGCGCTccactcctctccctcgccggtGCGCCGTGCGCTGCTTCTCTCCTCGTCTCCCTCGCGCGCAGGTTGGACGAGCTTGAACGGGCttgccggccgcctccccctccccttccaaATCGCTCTGCCCCGCCACCCGCCAACCGTTGCCGCGCTCGCTTGCCGCCCACCGTCTGCATCCGCGCATCGCCACTCCGCCCGCCGCTGGCCTCtctcactgaagaagagaagagagaagagagaaaagagaagagaaggagaagaaaagggaagaaaaaagatgtgcagctgacatgtggccccccgcatacttttttaaatattttgctgactaggatgccacatcagtgaAACCACCCATACTACCATAGGATCTTGAGTGCACGTTttgagtgagtttaggggtacacatttctgattttgtggttaagggtTAAGGGACgttaaaaaatctcgctgttaagttgagggaccttgttATCACCTTGTTAGGCATAACATAATCTTACTAGGAAAAAGTCCATAttgagttgtaaaaaaaaaaagtccatatTGCATCTCTCAACACTACACTATAATTCGCATCTCTTAACCGAAGAATAGATATGGAGGCTCACTCAATCACAACCCACTCGTTATTTAATTGcaattattaattttagaaaactAAAACGTCTTTGTCTATCTACGATGGCATGTTTTATTGGACATAAATTCGTACTCCCTCCCTCAAAAGCGTTTAAGCATACATTCAATCTCATTATTCATCACTTTATCTACTCTCAGTCTGCCAATACAATTATTCTCAACTTCCACGAACCCCAATACAATAGCTACACTAAAATgagtttattttgggacaaatgaaATAAGTTGAAAATGAACTTAATATGATACGGAAGAAGTAATTTATAACCGTGACCAGCTGGCATATGCTAACCGTTTACTAGCTCCTTGAGGCCATTTCTCCCACATTCCAGTCCAGGTTCCttcctacatgcatgcatgcatgcgataCTGTCTTATCATGGACCGCTCCACCCCTCTGAATCTCCGATACGCGAAGGCGTTATGTCAACCATGCATGGACTGGCTGGAGAGCTAGGAATGCGTACACACGCGCCAAGCCAAGCCCAAAATTAGGGCGACGAACGGGACAGCCAAGATCTATATATGCCTCAATGCCGTCGTCCCCACTGGGCGGGTGCAAAAAAATAGGCAGCCGTAGCGATCGACCTTCTCCGACGagttctctctttcttctccttcccccGGCAACGAGCCTGACGCCGCTCGCGcccgcggaggggaggggaggggaagatcTAGAACCGCGGGGAAGACGACGGCTGATGGCTAGCTATAGCTGATTGATTTAGCGGCTCAACATATATACcaaggcggcgcggccggccggcACGCCGGCAGGGTGGTCGCCGGCGAACCTCGCGTAGAGCtcaccctcccctcctccggtgGTCTGCCTCCCCCTGCATTGGCGGATCGaggacgcacgcacgcacgcacgtacgactcgttcgttcgttcactgCCATGCCGGCCCGTGCCCTCGCCGTcgaatcgtcgtcgtcgtcgtcgtccctgcGCGTCTGTGACGTCTGCTGCTGACTCGTGGATGTAGCTTGATTTCTCGCCGTACGTCGTCGACATGTTGCTGTAACGAGCCGAAAACACCAGCGAAGGTATGGATGTGTTGCATGTGCGAGTCGATCATCGCCATTGGTGTGTTGCAGTTTGCACAGTATGATTTGAGTAAttttggttgcatgcatgcatggcagtcCGTTGCGTAGCCGGCCGGCCTCACCTCCGGTCGCCGACGCCGGAGGTAGCGTGAATTCGTTTTCATCGGTCAGGATGGCAATCGCGGTCGGCCATTGCCGCGAGCTGAGtccccccggcggcggcgtccgcggccgGCACTGCCGCCTCCGCTCCGTCACCCAGCTAGACTGCCCGGTGTTCGACGACCATGACCTGGACCAGCTGGACCGCCGAGAGCGCAACGGGCACGCCGGCCTGTCGCCGCGGCGGAGCCTCTCCTCGCCGTGCTTCTCCACCGTcgtccctcccgccgccgaccgcgccgagcccacgcgcgacgacggcgagaagATGATGCCGCGCGTGGAGATCGTCGCGGGCGGCCACGCCCGCGGGGTGCACGAGCTCATCGCGGAGGCCGCGGGCGCCATCGCGACGGGGACGCGCCTCGTGCCGACGCAGGGCGGGATCGGCGGCGCGCTGCTGCTCGAGGACGGCCGCTCCGGCGAGCACGTGGCGGTGATCAAGCCGCTCCTCGACGACGCGTCCTCGCCGTCccacggcggtggaggaggctaCGCGAGCAAGGCCGTGCTGCGGGAGGTGGCCGCGTTCCTCCTCGACCAAGACGGCTTCGCCCGCGTCGAGCCGACCGCGCTGATCAAGATATCGCGACCCGCCATGCCGACGACCACGGCCTCGATCCAGCGCTTCGCGGCGCACGAgtgcgacgccggcgagctcggcccGTCGCGGTTCTCCGTGGCGTCCGTGCACCGCATCGGCATCCTCGACGTCCGCCTCCTCAACATCGACCGCCACGCCGGCAACATCCTCGTCAAGAAGTCGGCGGAGAGCGAGTgcgccagcggcggcagcaCGTTGACGCCGCTGGACCTCGTGCCGATCGACCACGGGCTCTGCCTCCCGGAGCAGCTCGACGACCCCTACTTCGAGTGGCTGCACTGGCCGCAGTCGTCGCTGCCATTCTCCGGCGCCGAGCTGGAGTACGTCGCGTCGCTCGATCCGTTCCGGGACGCCGCGATGCTCCGCGCCGAGCTGCCGTCGCTGACGGAGGCGGCCATCCGGATTCTCACCCTCTGCACCATCTTCCTgcagcgcgcggccgccgcggggcTCTGCCTCGCCGACATCGGCGACATGATGACCCGCGAGTTCtcggcgatggaggaggggcTCAGCGCGCTCGAGTCCCTCTGCAAGAACGCCTACGACTCCTCCACCAACACCGCCGGCTCATCCCCTCGGAAGCACCACCACTCCGACGACTCCGACGACGAGAGCACCCAGTTCGGCATGGACGACGTGCCCGCCGGGCTCCCTCctcacctcttcctcctcggcggcggcggcatcgccaAGAGCGTGAGCTTCTCCGCGGCGGAGCAGGGCGCCGCCgggagcggcgccgcgcggAAGCGCATGTCGTTCAAGGCGCTGAGCGGCGACGAGTGGGCGGCGTTCCTTGACCGGTTCGagcagctgctgccggcggcgctCGACGCCAAGAAGCGCGCCGGCCTGAAGCTCACCAGGCTGGGCACCTCCTTCTGAATTctaatcgccgccgccgccgcacgacgTCGCCGGAGctagagaagaagaagatcgagGTCGAGAGCTTGTGTACACATATAATGCGTGTGAATTCCGAGAGCCCTTGTTGTATTTGTACGTGACGTGTGCCAGCGTAGGTGTGtgagacgatcgatcgatcgagaggccATCGCGATCCCGCCATTGTTGCTTGCGCGAGAGGTTGAAGTTGAACCCTAACATTTGATGCTATAGGGGAGCCAGGGAGCAGCTCTGGAATGGTAACAAATGTTCCAACGAAGCTGACTAGCAGTGCCAACGATCCAATGCATCGAGCAAACACAAACATTTGCTCATTGTTGTGTTGTGATATTGACATGTGTTTGTCTATCTGTCTCGGACTCTCGGCTGCAGTTTCCATGGATGGATACATCTTTGCATACACGAATTCAGGGGGTGCTTCTACGCTTCACTCATTCAGAGTTCActttgcagatttttttttggtggttTTGTTTACACTCATTCTAAATGAGTAAGCAGAGATCCTGTCAAGTTTTTCAATAGGGAATTGCTAAAAAACTGtcctaggtttttttttggttaaaaaaCTATTAAATATAACTTATAGTATTATTATCTATCTACCCTATGATTCACCAACTCCATCTACTCATTTATCATTCATCATTGGACAAAATCTAACGGATCATATTATCTGCACCAGATCGAACGAATGAGATTGCTTCCACATCCCTTGCCCACACCCACGCGTTTCTCTGCCTCAGATCGCTCCCCACCCCCACGGCCCCACACGCCACCACGCACCTCTTTCCCCCGTAACTCCCGTCTCCAATCTCGCGCTTGGTTGCCAAtctcccgaaaaaaaaaaaaaaaaccctcgcaagatcgccgcccgcgccgatcTACTCCACGGCGTTCTCTCCCACCCCGCCACCGATCCGCGCACTAACCGcgtccttctctctctcgccctcAATCTCGCGAAAAAAGCTCGGCGTCGAGGACCTGTCCGCTCTCGAGGAGAAGACAGTTAAGATTGGCTACCAAGAGGTGAAGTGGAGGAGCAGGAGGTGCCTTCATCGCCCGTCGCCGCCCACGATCTCGCGCGGCGTGTCCAAAGGCTGGAtcgcgttcgccgtcgtcggcgcggtGGGCTCCTTCGCGAGGCTCTGCTCCATCGTGTACTGCCTCCTCTTCGGCTTCTGCAGCTACAAGAAGTGCCCAACTCCGTCCAGCCCAACATCGCCAGCAacaatggcggcggtggcgtctcTACATGAACTTTCTTTTGCATGACGTCTGAAGGTGAACACTCCAATGACCAATCACATGAAGTCTGATGAACTAAATTAAAATTACGACGTATACATTTCATTTACAGTCTGTAACAGATTCCCAGGCGCACTGATCTATGAACAAATTTACATTTTCAGTTTCAGGTGAAGCACAAAGAAAGCTGTTCTTCATTTGGTTTAAAGCTATACATTTCCCTGGTTGTGATCCAGCACTAATTCAGCAGTTCCCTACCCTTGGCTAACCAGAATGCTTCACTATTCAGCGATGTATATGTTGCTACAGTATGCGCTGATTATAAATAAGTCAATAAACCTACCccccatttatttatttttcttccctgACATCTTACGTTGGCTGACCAATTGAAGTTCAATGCATCAGATATCTTTCTCCGAaaatttatttgggatttttttacattaaaaactAGAAGAATCTCTACCTTATAGCCATTTTGCTAATTGTTATTTCACTTTTCTTTGAGTTGAGATATTGTCCATAGGGATTAGGTCATCTGTGTGGCGTTGATGGtatattttgattgaaatttatAACAGGTTATATACTGAACACACCATAAAGCTACTGTACACCTTTAACCCTTAATATTGTTTGCATCTGCTAGCCTAGCTTAGTGGAAATATATTTCTTATTTGCCAAGCATAATTTCTAGGAGCAATATTTTGAAACCATGATTTAAGCTCCTCAAACTGTCATAGTATAAAAACACTGATCAGAAAACTGTAGAAATATAAACTCAGTTGAGGTGTTGTGAGTTGTCAACGACTCAGGTGACTTCACAATATCTGGCTATTTATGTTTCTAACATGATTTATGTTGCTTGAGGTGTCAGAGTCCTAATGTTTTTAGTTTacaaacttttttcttttcatcctgCAGGCTACTTGACCATGATTTGGGCTCACAACGATGGAGCTTCTTGACTATGATTTGGGCGCGACGAATTAACGCTAGGCAAGATTTAGGTGGAGGGCAATTCGGCGGTGCACAGAACGCACTGTGCGGGCCGTAGCGTGAGTTCACGGATGCATTGCAAGACACGTAGAGAAACTTCCTTACTAAATCGTTGAATGGAACAATCTTTCTAAATCGTTGAATGGAACAATCCTATGACTTGTTTCATGTGCACTTCTTTTGGGTGGACTTGGCAAAGAATAcaactcctttttatattagtgttGATGTGAGCAATTTAAGAGATTACTAAGActatataaacagaaaaatcccTGATTAAAATGAATCTTGTTGTCATCATATCTTTTCATATATAGATTTAGTATTAGTACTTTTTATCATTTGTGGTCATTCGATAAAATAGCTTTAGATATTGGCAAACCTTTCGCACCAATCTACCAAAATGTGACTATCATACACATACATTTGTCATCTCATGTACATACCATCATTACTAAATAtcaccgtagcgttagcacgggcacaTTACCAGTAGTTGTAGTTTAAAAAACTTAAATCAACGGGGGATTGAGACAACGTTGATCTTCCATGGTTCCAGTGTTCTCAAGATTTCTGCAGCTATATTGAAGGGGTGAACCTTAGGAGGACCTATCATACACAATTGCTGTATGTAGAGTGTCCGCCGACTAAAGTTGAATTTGGAAAAAATTCGTGCGCCTCCACCCTGTTCATTTTGTCTTTGCCAAGGCTTGTGCGCTTCAACTTGATTTTGCAAAAAGTATTGTTCGGTAGCAccatagaaaaataaagaaaacttTGAGTCACAAGGAAGGGAGAGCATAAACTAATTTTCCTCCAAAGCTTATATGAAACAAACTATTCCATAggattttttaaaagtattttgGTAGAAGCcattcctttgttccaaaagaTAAAATCTTCCAACAGATTTCAATCCTCTAAACAAAATCCACCATATATCCTTTGTTCTAAAGGAGGCCTAAACTTTGAGAGATCATTCACATatattcacatatatatatactggaaACAAGAAAATTGACGACCCAATGATGTCAAATAAAAAGGGTTGTGATGACTTCAATATCACTAGGCTAGCACCCATGGGAACCGGTTCCTCTGACGTAGAGGATTTTACGTCATTGTTCCTTCTCTGAGGAGTAAAAACAGCGTTGCACGGATCGGAGGCCAAAGGAAGCTGTCGCTCATCGGCCATGGCTGTCGGCCGCTCGTCGCCTCTCCCCACGTAGCCGCGGGTGGATCAGGTCTATGAGGAAACCCTCTCCGCCACCACCCTCTTCCCCATCCCTCACCCCCGCATCCTCCGTTCTCCCCTCGAGGATCTCTGCTGCCCCTTGGAATGGACTCATGGAGGTCGGCTTTTTTGCGTCGACGATGTGGTCTGATTTTCTGCTCGCTGTTGGCATGTCAACGATCTCGTCACTGCCGTCATCGTCCTCTTAGCGCGTCGCCGTCTCGACACATGACGTCTGTCGTGCCGTCTGTTCGCGTGAGCGCCGCTGGGGGACTGCCACCATGACCATGCTGCTAAACGATGATGTGCTGCCCTAGAAAGATGCTAAATGGTACCAAGACAAAGGAGGACACGACGGCGAGACCTGCTCCACCTGCGCCAACGCGGCGACAAGCGGACGGCGTGCGGCCGGCAGCCATGGCCGATGCATTTTTCTCCTTCATACTTGGTCTTCAGCTGGGCCGAACCTTGCACTTGTGGGCTGATCAACGAAGAATGGAGGCTGGAATGGATATTACCGTCGGATGCACAAGGAATGGTGATCTGGCATCAATGTCCCTCTAACGTTCAGAGGATCCCGTTCCGCACCCATGCCCATGGGATGGGTCATGGCTACATTGGCAAGGGGAGGGAGTACGTGGTGATGGCAAGAGCCAATGGTGGAGCTGAAGATGAAAGAAAAGACAAAAGAAATGTAGTGGTGTATAATTTCATAGGTTTGATTCTTGCGAGGGACTACCTATTGATCTTTTGACAGATTTGGAGTTTTAAATGGATTTCTGaatgaaataacaaaaaaaaagaacatgtaaaagaaaatcataaatCTAAAGACGAAAGCAGTTGCAAAGAACTAATTTTAGTCCATTGTAATCAAGTGTAAGTGCTATGTAATTGAGTGTGAGTGCACTGTAACCGAGTGTAAGTACTATGTAACCAAGTATAtctataagagcaggtacaatagcaggctataagctagctgcaaacatattttaaggatataaatgaggagagagaagagcagcgggctacagatttgtagccagctgtaacacggactccaagacacaatgagtgtatgacaagtgagaccaggtattaatagtgtagtatgtaactattgtatgaatgagctattagattgtctatagatgaattagagctattagttggctatactattaaacttgctctaagttaGATATGCAGGAACACAAATCTTGATGCAAGATCCTAGGAACGAAATACCGAAAGATAGGAGCCCAAAAATTCATGGCAAGTGAAATAGTAAAACTGTTCTTGCATGCAGATGGTAAAACGCACGGATTAGGGAGTAGTAGACTATATAGGCTGCATtaaaatgaacaaaaaaaagtttatgtGGTAGGGGATGGATTTTCTAAAGAATATGTTGTCACAGACTTTTCATTGGATAGTCCAACtagtgtaatatattttatccttTCTATTAATTTAGCATATCAACACGAAGTTTCGACGACTCATTTAACTGGATTTTACATTTTCCCCCTCTCGATTTGAACATGTCCCGAATGTTTGACGAGTTATATGTAACACATCCCGGGGAGAAGAACAATGGCACAACACAGGAAATCTGTAGCAGTACTACTTTCCTTCAAATTCGCCATAAATTAGTATTTCCGGGAAATCATCGGCGTTTGAATTTGGGTGGTGGAACGAGCGAGCGAACATGTGGGCCGTGGGCTCTACCATCAAGGCCCATCACCAAGGGCGGAAGCCCAGCCCACTTAGCTAAACCCCAACACGCCACTTTGCTTCCTTCTCCCCCATTCCCCTTCTTCCACCGGCCGTGatctcgccgccggtgccgccccGCCACCACAGTTTGTTTGGCGCCTGAGTTCTAAGTTCTAACGTAGCTGGGTTTGGGAGATGATGCAGGAGGACTGGGAGGTTAGCGCCTCTGTCATAAGCTTCCTTGCCACTCTACTACGTACCTATACTTTCTTATGATCCATTAAGTCTAAAGCTCAGCATGCAATCATGTCACATTATCACCCACTAGTAATAATTACGTATTTAACCTCATACAAGCATACAACATCATTTACAATTTATTTAgctctacaaatcaacatgcaagcatatccaaTTATCACCAATAACATCATttacacaatattttaacaaatatatattgagAATTTCTTAGTAATATGTCAACAAATATATTGAGAATATATTGCTTAGTAATTCCCGCAGTAAAGCATGGGGAATCACCTAGTACTAGAGTATATTCTAGCCTCTTTCCTACTTCGTATCATCGGGTCGGTGTGATAAATTGCGTGAAAATTATTTTGGACCCAAAAACTATTTCAGAACCTGATACAAAATTATTTAGGccaatattctttttttgcagttttactttttttttttgaatttggtaAAACTACCATGGTGGCTCACGCAATTGCACAGCTaacatcattattttttttctcatttaatagcttaaatatttttacattttatatttacatacatTAAAATGGTAACATGGATTTAAATTATGTACTAACTTGACCAAACTAACCCATGTGTGacattcatattgtattttatatacatgataattattaattattttttaatttacattttttatttttaaattgaaatTACATGTGGACCCTAGACTCCTCCTTCaatatgtattatttttaaatttcaaattttcattatttataatttttattcatatatggactctaaactcctcttccaatatcatttttcttaattctgaatttttattgtttgtaaattgtatttatatatggactctaaatcttctttcaatatttcttatattttttatagtttcaaatttccattatttgcaaattgtattcctatatggactctagatcttttttcaatattctttttttaattctgaattttagttatttacaaattatattcctatatagactctaacttttttttataatatttcttatcttttttttactttgaatttcagttatttatcaAATGTATACGTATATGgactcttaggctgtgttcactTATCTTGTTTTCCACGCACAAgcttttcaaacttctaaatgGTGCATgttttataaaagttttctatagaaaaagttgctttaaaaaatcatatttattatttttttaatcttattttatttaatacttaattaattatgtgctaatgctTGCTTTGTTGTGCATGCCAGAGAGGAGGGGTTAACACTATCTAAGTCCTTCTCCCAATCttcatttttcttaatttcaaattttaattatttttaaattatatttctatatggactataaacttatctttcaatattccctTTTTTATTTCCgattttcattttttccctAAACTatattctatatggactatggactcctctttcaacattcattttctcaaaatttggaattctagttatttttaaattgtacttttgCATGGACTCTCACCTctacttttatttctcttatttttttaatttcaaattttaattagctCTAAATTGTAAACCTTTATGGACTCTCTCCTATTCcgatattccttatttttttaatttcgaatttcagcaattttaaaattggatttctatatggactctattttttctctttctctgattaatgtgaaaaatttttggccatgagagcgaacgtgatggctcctttttctattactttaataagttaatagatagatttgaccaaattttgttCAAGATTCAAATTGTTTTGGAATGGAAGATATTTTGGGTCTCTCCCACGTCAACGGTCAGCCTGTCACCATCGCATGATTAAGCTGTCAACAAAATGGTCGATCTGATGTTGCACGGCGGGCAGGTCCGCAGGTGAGCGAGGTCATTGAGTTACCGATCATCGCCGGCGACAGTACGCAGATAACAGTGCGCAGATAGATTCCTGGTTTGGACGTGACAAGAGAAAAACGCTTGTTATAATGGAGAGTTGGAGACCAAGACACTCGTGTGAGTGTGTCATTCGCTGGTAAATTCCCCTTCCTGCAAGGCATACCAAACAATGAAGGCTGCCAACTATGAATAGCACATAGCAGAGCGCGTGCAATTGGGAATTGGGAATTGGGATACCAAGATTCCAAGACCACCCACTTGAGCCAAAATGTCCGTCATGCTTGTTCGTCTTCTCCATCTCGTCCTAAGCCTCAACCTGTCTCCATGGTTGCTGCTGCCGACGGCGCCGACCAGTTCACCTACCTCGGCTTTATCGGCTCTAACCTCACtgtcaacggctgtcccaccatCACACCAGATGGGCTCCTCCGGCTAACCGACGACAGTCTTGTGCAGAAAGGCCATGCTTTCCACCCAGCTCCATTGTGCCTCCGCAATTCGACCGGTGGCACCATCAGGTCCTTCTCTGTTACCTTCGTGTTCGGCATCATCTCTCTGTTCCTCGACCTCAGCTCCCAAGGCATGGCCTTCCTCATCGCCCCAACCAACAACAACTTGTTCGCGGCTCTACCGGCCAAGTTCTTGGGCCTCACCAATGACCAGAACAACGGCAACGCAAGCAACCACCTCTTCGTCGTCGAGCTTGCCACCATCGTGAACATCGAGTCTGGGGACCCGGACAGGAACCATGTAGGCATCGACATCAACGGCCTGAAATCTGTTCAATCCTACGCCGCTGGCTACTACGACGACAAGAGCGGTAACTTCCAAAGCTTGAGTCTGAGTAGCCGTCAGGCAATGCGAGTGAGGATAGACTACCATGCCGAGAAGAAGCAGATAGACGTGACCCTAGCTCCCTTAACAATGGCCAGGCCTGTAAAGCCACTCCTCTCGACCACCTGCGACCTCTCAATGGTACTCACGGATATAGTGTACCTAGGATTCTCGTCAGCAACTAGCACGATATATTCACAGCACTATGTCCTTGGCTGGAGCTTTGCCGTAGACAAGCCAGCTCCTGCCATTAACATCGACAACCTTCCCAAGTTAAAGATAGCCTATGCTGGCCCAAAGCCGCTAAGGAAGGTCTTGTATATTGTTCTACCGGTAGTTACCACAATGGTCGTTCTTGTGATTGGTGGGATCATCATCATGCTTGTGAGGAGACTAAGATATGCTGAACTACGGGAAGATTGGGAGGTTGAGTTTGGCCCACACCGATTCTCATATAAGGATTTATGCCTTGCCACTGATGGATTTGCAGACAAACATCTACTTGGTGTAGGGGGATTTGGGAAGGTGTATAAAGGAGTGCTTCCTACGTTAAAATTGGAGGTTGCCGTGAAGAAAGTGTCCCATAAATCAAGACAAGGGATGAAGGAGTTTGTTGCTGAGATAGTTAGTATTGGCCGTCTCCGACATCGTAATATAGTACAATTACTCGGTTATTGCCGACGAAAGGGTGAGCTTCTTTTGGTTTATGATTACATACCAAATGGTAGTCTTGATAAATTTCTACATAAGAACAAAGAGAGTAAGCATGCATTAAGTTGGACTCAGAGGTTTCGAATCATCAAAGGTATTGCATCTGGTTTACAATATCTACATGAGAAGTGGGAGAAAGTGGTTGTGCATAGAGACATCAAGGCAAGCAACATACTCCTCGACAAGGCCATGAATGGACAGATAGGAGACTTCGGTCTAGCTAGGCTTTATGACCATGGCATGGACTTGGAAACCACGCATGTGGCTGGCACTATTGGTTACCTAGCACCAGAGCTCATTCGCACAGGTAAAGCATCCCCTCTCACCGATGTGTTCGCCTTTGGCATATTCCTATTGGAGATCACCTGTGGGCAGAAACCCATCATGAACAACCACGCATGCGGCAGCCAGATCCCACTTGTTCA
Proteins encoded in this window:
- the LOC127771378 gene encoding phosphatidylinositol 4-kinase gamma 1-like; protein product: MAIAVGHCRELSPPGGGVRGRHCRLRSVTQLDCPVFDDHDLDQLDRRERNGHAGLSPRRSLSSPCFSTVVPPAADRAEPTRDDGEKMMPRVEIVAGGHARGVHELIAEAAGAIATGTRLVPTQGGIGGALLLEDGRSGEHVAVIKPLLDDASSPSHGGGGGYASKAVLREVAAFLLDQDGFARVEPTALIKISRPAMPTTTASIQRFAAHECDAGELGPSRFSVASVHRIGILDVRLLNIDRHAGNILVKKSAESECASGGSTLTPLDLVPIDHGLCLPEQLDDPYFEWLHWPQSSLPFSGAELEYVASLDPFRDAAMLRAELPSLTEAAIRILTLCTIFLQRAAAAGLCLADIGDMMTREFSAMEEGLSALESLCKNAYDSSTNTAGSSPRKHHHSDDSDDESTQFGMDDVPAGLPPHLFLLGGGGIAKSVSFSAAEQGAAGSGAARKRMSFKALSGDEWAAFLDRFEQLLPAALDAKKRAGLKLTRLGTSF